The following DNA comes from Rosa rugosa chromosome 5, drRosRugo1.1, whole genome shotgun sequence.
TGACAAAAGACTGGCTGACACGTTCTGAGCGGCCATTCAATTACTAGACCCTGTCAAGCTCTTTACACCGATTAAtttaaccaaaaataaaaagctCTAAATCTTTGAGACGTGCCAGCATGTCATGTCGTGATTCCTTTCAACTGCATATGACATACATTTGAAATGTCCCTCATATATTGTTATTTTATTGACCATTATTGAAGCACAGTAAGTGATATCTACTCTCTGGTACAAACACTAGTACTGCGACCCCACCACCACCCAAGGCCAAGTCAGTCCCAGCTCTCAAGTAAAATTTGAAatcattaccaaaaaaaaaaaatttgaaataatTAACCAATAGAATAAGTGAAGGGATTGGTCCGTATTTATAAACAGAGAGCTAGCTAGCATGGGGAGATGAGAGCATGTGAATCTCTGCCATTTCATTTGCTGAATTGCGCCACCACCAATGTCTCGTCTGTCTTTcttgctcctcctcctcctcctcctcctcctcaaccTCCACATCTGCTACGCTGCTGCTGCTGATGACTCACTCAAATTTGAGAACCCAAGGCTTGCCAAGGCTTACACCGCCCTCCAAGCCTGGAAGTCTGCCATCTTCTCGGACCCATTCAACTTCACCTCGAACTGGAACGGGTCGGACGTGTGCTCCTACATGGGAGTCTTCTGCACCGCCCTCCCCTCAATCGGGCGTGTTGTCGCCGGCATTGACCTCAACCACGCTGACATTGCCGGCTACCTGCCTCCAGAGTTAGGCCTCCTCTCCGACCTCGCTCTCTTCCACATCAACTCCAACCGCTTCTGCGGCGTCGTCCCCACAAGCTTTCGGCGACTAAAGCTGCTCCATGAGCTGGATCTCAGCAACAACCGCTTTGTGGGGAACTTCCCCAAAGTGGTGCTCTCCTTGCCTTCCCTCAAGTACTTGGATCTCCGTTTTAACGAGTTCGAAGGCTCCGTTCCTTCCCAGCTCTTCGACAAGGATCTCGATGCCATTTTCCTCAACGACAACAGGTTCCACTTCGGCATCCCTCAGAATCTCGGAAACTCGCCGGTTTCGGTGCTGGTGTTGGCCAACAATAATCTTGGGGGTTGCATTCCAGGTAGCATCGGTAACATGTGGAAGACGCTCAACGAGATCATTCTGTTGAATGACAATCTCACCGGCTGCTTGCCTCCCCAGATTGGCCGCCTACGCAATCTCACCGTCTTTGATGTGAGCTTCAACCAGCTTCAAGGCCCTCTGCCCTCCGCCTCCATAGCCAAAATGAAGAGCTTGGAGGAGCTGGACGTCGCCCATAACAGATTCACCGGTGTAATACCAGCCAGCATTTGCCAATTGCCAGCCTTGCAcaacttcacctattccttcaaCTACTTCACCGGAGAGGCTCCTGCTTGCACTGCAACTCCTGTCTCTCATAATGGTAGCAAGAACTGCATTCCTGGCAAGTTGGATCAAAGATCTACAAGGGAATGTGCTTCCCCAGCTGCACGTCCCGTGGACTGCAGCAAGCTCAAATGCGGAGGTGGCGGTGGCCGCGGCGGGTCTGTCACAAAGCCGCGCCCTCCTCGGGCTTCAACACCTCCATCGCAAAGAATTCCTGTTCCTAAAGTTGCTCCTCCTCCACCCCCTCCGACTTCAAAGTCATCGCCTTCCACTAGATCACATCCTCCACCGCCAATATCAACACCAACATCACCCCCGCCTTCTTCACCTTCACCGACCAAGTCAAAGCCGCCTtcacctcctccaccacctACTGAAAAAGTATCACCCAGGACTCATCTTCATGTTCCTCCACCCCCACCGACCCAAAAGGTATCACCAAGTACCCATCTAGCTCCACCTCCCCCCAGTTCGACCCATTTCAACTATTCGTCCCCACCACTGTTACCAGTACCTGCACCAGCTGTACCACCGGTTTACCATGCCTCCCCGCCTGAT
Coding sequences within:
- the LOC133708679 gene encoding leucine-rich repeat extensin-like protein 4; this translates as MSRLSFLLLLLLLLLLNLHICYAAAADDSLKFENPRLAKAYTALQAWKSAIFSDPFNFTSNWNGSDVCSYMGVFCTALPSIGRVVAGIDLNHADIAGYLPPELGLLSDLALFHINSNRFCGVVPTSFRRLKLLHELDLSNNRFVGNFPKVVLSLPSLKYLDLRFNEFEGSVPSQLFDKDLDAIFLNDNRFHFGIPQNLGNSPVSVLVLANNNLGGCIPGSIGNMWKTLNEIILLNDNLTGCLPPQIGRLRNLTVFDVSFNQLQGPLPSASIAKMKSLEELDVAHNRFTGVIPASICQLPALHNFTYSFNYFTGEAPACTATPVSHNGSKNCIPGKLDQRSTRECASPAARPVDCSKLKCGGGGGRGGSVTKPRPPRASTPPSQRIPVPKVAPPPPPPTSKSSPSTRSHPPPPISTPTSPPPSSPSPTKSKPPSPPPPPTEKVSPRTHLHVPPPPPTQKVSPSTHLAPPPPSSTHFNYSSPPLLPVPAPAVPPVYHASPPDHHSHIVPPSFPSPSPPPPSYHSYASPPPPPPPQQSVEIPTPAPPSPQHYYSPHVPPTEAPSYQHSYSSPPPPPSPPPPQYSSHVPSPNYHHSPGYTSPPPPPPPANEHYTKAPPPWHTPEHYSPPKTADSPPPPPAKEHYTKAPPPYWHTPEHHSPPKTAASPPPPPTNEHYTNAPPPWHTPEHYSPPKTVASPPPPPPSAPISPTEPSPSHPLPPIGCIIPAPILPPPPSHHHSPPQQWHHPPPPSSSHQQPPPHGEPPKFGNNPPLPPVIGVSYASPPPPAIPYY